The sequence AATATTTCTTTGTTAGAGGGCATCAGCCTTATTCCCGTGTCTGAGAAAAAATCGTGCAATTCCTGCTCATCTGAAAATTGAGAGGCTAACTCGGCGTATACAAGCTCACATATGATAAGCTGACCCTTTGACAGGTATTCATTAAGTATTTCTTTCGAGGACGTCAAATGAGCCTCATCAGGTATCAGTATGTCAAGTAAGATATTGGTATCTATCGCTGTTATCATCTGCCCCTCAGTTCATCAGTTATTGCATCAGATTTTTTACCCTTAAGTGTTTTCAGTTTTCCAACCCATTTATCAAAAGGGGATTCTTGAACTGCTTTTTTAATATAAAAAATACCGTTTTTTTCAACAAAACTTATCCCCTCTCCCGGTTCAATTCCGAGCTTATCCCTCACTTGCTTGGGGATTGTTATCTGTCCTTTGGATGTAACCTTTGCCGCCAGCATAAACACCTCCTGTAAGGAATATAATCCTTACTTTCATTGTAAGGATTATAAATAAATTTGTCAATTATTCTCATTGACATATAAAAGATCCTATTTTTCTTTCTGCTTGATTTCAATATTTTATAGATTAATAGATTTTCAGTGGACGTGAGGATGATGTCATAGACTCCATAGGGTAATGAACGAGGCTGAAGCATATTGACGATATTGACAAGTATGTGCAACGATCATTTTCGCACGACCAGCCAATTCGGAGACTTCCATTAAATTGGGGACAACCCCCTTATTACCATTATACATTGATTAAAGATTTAACTTCCCTAACGAATTCTTTTCCCTTTTGAAGCCAGTCTTCCACTTGTTGTTTTTCAAAACGAACAAGTTCAATATAGTCACCTCTCTGGCGGGCTTCAAACAACTCATCGTAAAGTTGTCCATGCTCACGGCTCACTTGTCCTGGTTTAACAAGATATTGGTGAAAAGCGGACCTCACCCCGGAGTGCTTGCTGAATCTGAGCTTATGCTGGAGTAAGATAGCGCTGACTGCGTAGAAAAATGCATAATAAATCCGATTTACAGAAAATGAAAAACGGCCTGCCTTTAATTCATCCTCAGCAGCCCCGAGAGAATCTTCAGCCTTTTCCATCCAGTATTGAACCACTACCTTTAAATTCTTTTCCTCATTCATAGCGGAACTCCTTCCTCCTCAATAAAGCTATGGATTGGCAGGAGAGAAAATATATCGCTCTCCCATTCTTTTTCCGACATTATGAGAGCGCTTATGTTAGTTCCAAATGCAAGGTTAATGTCAAAAACCTTATGAATGATCTGTCGTCTTATATCTTTAGAAACATCACAGGGCAGTAAGACCAGAAGATCGAGATCGGATTCCTCGTCCGCAAGACCTTTTGCCTTAGAGCCAAAGAGCTTGAACTTCGCATTCGGCCAGGACACCCTCATATCCGACATGAGTTTAATCAAGGCGTCCTTTTCGGATTCTGAAAAAATTCCTTTTGCAGCCAGGGATTCCGCCGTTTTTCCCTCTATCGACATATCATACCTCCTTATAATTTCACTCTTTTCTTACCTCAACAAACTCCTACGCAATCTCAATCTCCTGTTTTTATCTGAGAAATATATCTGTTCTCTTTTCATAATCTCAAGCTTTATTTCAGACCAGAAACCGATTTTATCGAGTTTCATTGCTTCCCTTCTACAATCTTAATAGCCTGCCCTCTATATAATGTGCCTGTCTTCTTTTTGTTATTAATTCCCCTCTATCAAGAGGGGATTAAGGGGTGTGTCTTCTCCTCATAAAATGTCAATTTGCGGTGTCTGACCCCGCAGGTTTTTCGTCTCTTTACCCTTATGTATGCGCTCTTTTATCTCTTTGAAAAATGTCTTGTATTCGGCGGTTACTATAACTGACATTCATTTCCTCCCTTCAACTATTGCAATCTCACCAAGCTTTATTTCAGACCAAAAACCAATTTGATCGAGTTTCACATCTTCCCCTCTATCATTATTTCCCCCCTCAGAAAATTTATCCTTTCACTTTTACAGTTTCGCTCTCAGTCTCCACCGTCCACTGCGCGTCGGATAATTTCCCTGTTTTTTTGTCATCTTTCTCTTCTATGGGACTCCCTTATTTTTTAGCGTAAAGACAATGGCTGTTATCAATTTTAGCTTGGTCATTAAAAAAATCTGGCAGGTATTTTACAGCCCAATCCTCTTCCGCCATGTCAAACGGTTTTATGTAATACGTTTCATCAGGTTTTGTCACGAAACGGTTTTCTCCATGCTTCCAATGGATTGCGCCATATCTGACGAAGGGGTTAAACCTATCTGAAGAAAAATCAATCCGCGTTTCTCCTTTGAGTCCAATCTCAAACTCCTTTGCCTTTTCTATCAGTTGAAGAGCCTTCGGAGTCAAGACCGCTCCCAGCCATTCCTGCTCCTTCTCATAACGGGCAGCATCTACCAACGCGGAACTCACCATGACCTCCCCATCTTTATAGAAGTCCCCACCCCCGATTGCTCCTCTTAGAGGAAATCTATTTCTCATGGCGACTGCCATAACCATCGAGCAAGTTCCAAGAAAGACTTCCAAAGAGCCGGAGAATAGCGGGTGCCGATTGGTATCCACCACAATAATGACTGCGTCGGACAGAATCCAGTGGTCGAGTTTCACAGCAAGGATATCAGCTCCCGCATAACTCCCTGTGTTCATGAAAAACGTACTTATTTTGCGTATGGCTTCTTCGATAGGAGTTTTTTCGATAAAGGAAGAATAGCCTATGATGTCAAAGAAACCAACGAGTGTGTCATGGTAGTAGACAATCACATCGTTCTTTTTCAGATAATACGTGACGACCTCATGTGGATTACCATTGAACTTATAGAGGATGTCGTCAAGTTCTTCACGCGAGACCTGTAAAATATCTTGCCGATTCCTGATGGTCACATCCAATCGCTCGGCTGAGGAGTCAACTCTTGCACGCTCAACCTGCCTAAATTGCTTGAATACTTCTCCCCATACTTCGATTGAATATGTATATTCTGTACCCATCTCAATTAGATGCCTTCACATAAGCTCTCAGCATTGCAGCGAACGCTGTTTAAAAAATAGAATTTTAATCTTTGTTAGTCTCACCCTCCACAATCTCAATCTCCTCCGAGGTGAGGTCGTATAGCTCATAGACCATTTTATCAATCTGGTGTTCAAGGACGGGGGGCTTCTGTTGCTGTGTTGCTGTTAATTTCGATTAATTAGAACCGTCCCCGATTCCCTGCGATAAGTTAACTTAGTTAACAACATGTCCCCTATTTTGCTCTCTCGTCCCTTTTGGCACTCATTAATAATCTTAAGCTTGATTTCAGACCAGAAGCCGATTTGATCGAGTTTCATAAGCCGATATCCTGCAAAAATTCTGATAGACCAACTCTACTATAGGTTTTCCCTTCTCTTTTAACTGTCCCTATACTTGCAGTATGATGGCCTTTTGTTTGCCTGAATGGTAAATACCGGCTCCAACTTATAGCCAAAGTCTTTTTAGCCCTTGTAATGCCAACATAAAGCAAACGTCGTTGTTCTTGCTTGTGTTCATGGTCAGTTAAATGAACTGAACGATTCTTGCCTGGGATGTTGCCATCATTACACCCTAAAATAAAAACGTGATCAGCTTCTAATCCTTTAGAAGCCATTAGGGTCATTACTCTAATTGTGTTATCATCAAAATGCAGCGTTCTTGTGTAATCAGTAAACTTTGAGTAAAGACTTTTGATCGTATCATCGGCTTCCTTAAGAGAAAATAATATTTGCCTAATTTCTAAAAGTTCTTGAACAGAATCTGGGAATAAATCATCCAGCACCTTTTCGATAGAAACCTCATTTTTGTACGAATCAACGATTCCTTTAAGTCTGATCAGTTTCCCGCACACATGATGGACTCTTTTCTTCTTTTTATCAAAATCATTTGGATTAACAGATTGAACTGCATTTTTAAGTCCACCATATTTCTGTTTTATTTCCTTAATCTCATTTGCAAAATGATTGTCGTCTCCCACTCCTAAATAAGCTCTGATATGTAGCAAACCATCTGGATTAGCAATAATGCCTAAAAGCGATATACTTTCTGCTTCTCTATCTGTGAACGCGTCTTTAACTGCAAAGCGAAATACAAGATTCCCCTGCATATGATCGTTTTCTCTCTTAGCAGTGGCGAATTTCACAAAATCTATGCCTAATTTCTTCCGAGGGGCCAAAACAAGAATATCTTTCGGCGAGGCGCCGGAGTTCAATCTCGAATCAACTAATGTCAGTATTTCTTCGAACTCTTCATCTTGATATTGTTTCTGAAATAATTGGACTTCACCAGTCATAGCATTAGGAAGAGGCTTTAACCTTTTTTTTGTCGGATCAGATTGTATAAGTAGTTTATTTGCGAGATCGAGTATTTTTGTGGAGCATCTTCCAGAAAAAGGCAAGGCATGATTTTCTGTACTATCTTTGTCAGCAAATTTAGTGATCCCGACGGGATATGCGAACTTAAAACTGTAGATAGATTGATCTGGATCACCAACTACCACCAGAAGCTGTGATGATTTTGCCAGTATTTCGATGAACCTCTGCTCTAACTCATTCAGATCTTGATACTCATCGACAAAAATATATTGAGGTTCAGCAATAAATTCAGAATCTATTTTAGTAGCCAGATCAACAGCATGATAGGCTATTTCCTCCATCATGGCTGCTTCCTGCTCACTAAGCCAATTTAGGATTGCTGCTTTAAATTGTCTTTTTTCATCATCCTCATTAAATACATCATCGTGCGGTTTGATGGCCCAACCAGCACTGAATTCGTCAAGCATTATTCGCAGTTTCTTCTTGTCTTTTTGTGGGAATATCAATTTGAGATCAGAAATCATTATCTTTTTTTCGAAATCCAGGATTATTGAGTTAACTCGTTTTCTAATTTCATGATTGTCTTCAGTCAATAAAAAGGACAAACAGAAGGAATGTAACGTTGAAGCTCTTGGCACTTTTTCCAGACTCTTAACCTTATTCTGAAGATCAATCGCTGATAATCTCGAAAATGTCAGAAGGAGCACATTTTTTGGTGCTACGTTTGAATCTGTAATTATTTGTTTGGCTTTAGGAATTAAGATACCAGTTGTCTTGCCGCTTCCGGGACCGGCAATAACACAAATTCGTTTTGCGGTTGAATTTAGGATTTCATCAAATTTTCTGCTATTATTGATCTCTTCCATATTTTTAATTAATGCCCCTCTATAATCTCAATCTCCTCCGGCGTGAGGCCGTAGAGGTCATAGACCAGCCTGTTGATTTCCGCTTCGAGACAGGGAGCGTCAGGACTATCGCGATTCTCAAGAATTTTCTGGACGCATTCGATAATGAGGTTTTTTTGATTATCGGAGGCCAACGCTACCGGAAAGTGTTGCATAAAAATAGCACTCGGTTCAAAGAACCCCCCTCTTAAAAGTGGCAGGGTTGAAAAAAACCATCGGGTCGCGAGCTTTGAATTAAGAACAGCCAATAAGTAAAGATCATTAGTAGGGATAATGAAGCATTTCTGATTTGTCAAAATTCCGGTTGTGTCAAAAGCAAAAATGTTTGTCTTAGTAATATTGGGATAAATAATCTTCGTCTGCTGAAATTCTTTATAGTAGACGCATGACCTTAATTCCCACCAAAATTTTCCTTGGTCGTCTCGCTTAATAAGTTTGTCTTGCCACTGCGACAGGTGTTTATAGATGGCAGGATAAGCCTGGGCAAATATTTTCTTTGCCTTTCCTTCAGTTTTTTCATCTGACCATTGCCAATGATGATTGGCACTACTCGGGATATTTATGACATACAGTCCTGCCCATTCCGCCTTCCATTTTTTTATGTCCTTTCCACGCAGCCATGGCTTGATAAGTCCTTCACTCTTAGGGTCTTCTGAAATGAGCAGTTGCTTGGTTCTTTCGTCTATAACAAAAGCCTCATTAAGACCTGTCAATATGCCCCGATAAAACCGTCCCTGCACATATTTACCAAGAGGTGTTCCAACCTTGCGCAGCTTTTCCATCAACGCTAAAACCTCGGTTCTTTCAAGATTCCAGCCTTCTTCCTTCAACGCTGAAACAGGCATTGGGAATCCGATGATTGACAGGGTTTCTTCCAACCGTTCCAATTGAGCCGCATCGGTAAATGTTGCGGCAAGTAATTCCGTTTTTGTAGGGGCAACCCTGTGTGGTTGCCCTTCTTTTGGTGGTTGTTGATTAATCAAATCAGGGCGGCCACATAGGGCCGCCCCTACAAAAGGCATTTTCTCAACCAATATTATTGACGGATACGTCGTTGCGTCGAATATCGGGAGGTCGCAAAAATCTATGATTACCTTCGGCTTGACTTCAGTCGCAAGCAGCTTTCGGGTATTCTTGCCGTAGCCGGCCCGCATAAATTTGTTCGGCGCTATGAAGCAGAGATGACCACATGATTTAAGCAGATCGATTCCTTTCTTATAGAAATAAGTATAAATGTCTGCCGTTCCGCAATAGAAATCGCCGAATTCCTTCTTTAGCTCCGGTTTCAACTCCTTGATGGTTTCGTGGCGTACGTATGGAGGATTCGCGAGAACAATGTCGAATCCTTCATTTTGATGAAAAACTTCGCTGAAATACACCTTAAAGTCAAAATGCTTGTCATTATTCGTGATCTCGCTTATGAGGTTGTCGATGTCTTCTTTAAACTGGATTTTCTTTCTTGGATTTGTTTCTTCAAAATATTTCCCTTTAAGTCTTTCGAGTTCCTTAAGTTCTGCATGGTGGAAAAGAATGTTTACAGTCGAAAGGGAATCTCCGCAGACGATTTTATAATCAAGGTTCGGCAAAGGCTTTATGGTCTTGAAGTCATCTTCATCAACAACAAGAGAGAGCCAAAGCCGGAGTTTCGCTATATCTACGGCACCCGGGTCAATGTCAACGCCGTAGATCGACTCCTGGATAGCATGGCGCTTAAAATTATACGGAGTCCTACTTCTACTTTCTCCAATGTATGTCGTTAATGTTTCTCTTGCCCGAACAATCTCATGCATTATGCCGACGGGAAATGCCCCTGACCCGATGGCCGGGTCACAAATTTTTATGGCTGCCAGCTTGTCATCAAAGAGTTCCGCATTGTTTCGGATGCTCTCAGGCATTTTGTAGGCATATGATTTTGTTCCTTGCTCTTTCGCAAGATCGTTGTTTATTGCAAAATCGCCTCTTCTGATAAAGGCTTCAATGTCTTCACGAGGTATCAACTTATTAGATTCTGCTTCGCTTGTTCTGTGCGTCATGCCGGCTTGTCCGGCATCCTTCTGTAACCCCTCCCGTCCTCCCCTTAAGTTAAGGGGAGGTGAAGGTGGGGTTATGGACGAAGAAGAGACATCTGCCGTGTCGTCGATATTGTCATTTATTGACGTGTCGAGATAATTGATGAGGCTTTCCTGGCACATGTAGTGGACAATCTCACGGGGTGTGTAATAGGTCCCTTTTGATTTTCGGTCTTTGACCTCAAGCAGGTTCTCGAAAACCTTTCCGAGCATTTCAGGGTCAACGGCCACTTCTCTTTCAAGCGGTTCGTCTTCCCGGACGGTAAAATTGTAAAGGTCAAAGGTATCGAGGATCTCTCTGACGGTCTCGTTCTTAAGAAGAATATCTGTCTCTTCCCAGTTGTAACCATTAATCGGCTCAAACAAGCCGCCGTTCAGAAAAGGGATCTTGCAGTTGAACCGGCTGTAAAACGATACTTCTCCTCTGTCTATTGCAAGGGCTTCATAGAACAGAGGTTCGAGAATATCATCGAAGAAATTATCGTAGCTTACGATCTCTTTCTCAAAAAGCCTCCGCATGAAGTTTCTCGGTCCGGTACCCCATGTCCTGTCTTTACCGACACCCAGCCAGCCCTTTTTCTGAATGAAATAAAGGAAAACAATCTGGCCGAGGAGCTTTTTGGCAAAATTGGCAGTGTCAATATACTTGCTCTCGAATTCTGTCTTTATTTTTTGGTCAATGGCAACTACATTATCCAGCTCGTCTTTCACTTTCAGGAAAAGGTCTTTATACCTGTTAAAAAATTCTTTGGTTATAGACTCGATGTTAAAGGCATGTTCGATATCTGCAAGTGTCGGATTATTCCTGTCATCTTCCAGAATGGGGACAAGTTGCTGCTGGGCGGTGTGGTTCGGCTCGTTACTGCCGACCAGAAAAGAGTATCTTCTCGCAGGGGTTAAATCTTCCTTAACCTTGACCTTGCCGCTCTCTGTCTGTATTGTCCTGTAATCCATGCGGACGAATGAAAAACGCCAGTCTTCCAGCCCGTCAGTACAGAAAGCGACTATTGCCGCGTCCTTCTCCCCGCGATTCTTCAGATAGTGGGCCACAAAGTTTCTCTGCATGGTTCGGGCACGCTCAAGCGATGATTCTTTCTTTAAATAGACGACTAAAACGTCGAGTTCGGTCTCTCCGGGATCAGTATATTTACCGATTCTCTTATACTGTCTTATATGGTCTTTGAAAGCATCGGGAATATACTGTCCGTAATATGCAAAGGCTTTTGACTCATCCAGCTCATTAAAAAGGTTCTTTGTGAAAAGCCTGAACCTGTCCTCATCAAAAGAATTATTGAATGTCTCCTGTATTAATCTGACCGCTTCATGTCTGTTCATCTCATGACCCGGTAGTCTTCAAATACTCGGACAATATCACTTCTCTTCTGTCATGCCCGATTTGCTGGGCGGGCGGTGACACAGACAAAATGGTCGTGGGGAGATTCTTTTTCAATATGGCAAGCACTTTGAGAGGGACAATTTCTTTTTCGAGTTCATTTTTGAGACGTTTGCTGGTATTTTTAGGGATTATTCCATTTTCAAAGGCTTTCAAAACTGACCTCAGAAAATCTTCATCTTCTTCAGTAAAACCAGAAAACTTCTGCAAATCTTTCACTTTAAGTCGCTTTATGATATAACTTTCGTTTGAACTACTCGCTGGATGACCCTTTTCAGCAGTCTCATCGGACGTTGCCTGATCAAATGCAGCCTTGTTAAGGTCAAGGAATGAATAAAAGGTTTTAGGAATAGTAGTTTTTGAAGTTGCAGGGTCACACTTGAAAAGATCAACCGCCTCAAAAAAGGTTAATTCGCGTGCAGCAGAAGAATCTGCAAGGAAGAACTTTTTCAGTTTCCCCTTCCTGAAAAAAGTAACCAGATTATCTTCTTTCTTTCTCTCAATCTCCCGGCATGTTCGGGCCTTCTTCGGAAGACGTTTAATTCTTTCGAACAGGGAAGTGTTCTTATCACGGATATTACGGAGCAGATGAAGGTACTCGAGCTCGGATCGCTCCTCCTCATCTTCACCCTGGAACGTTTTCTTGTCACTCAAACGCCTGTAGATGAAGTCGCCAAACAGCTCATGGGTGGAGATTTCTTCCTCTTCGGTAAGATACTTTGCATCTTCCCCGAGAGTGTCGTGGAATGCCTGTATCTTAGCTTTTATGTTTGCTTCCAGCCCAAGGTGCATGTCTGACTGTGCAGTCGGGAAAAAGTTAAAGATATTTATCACCTTGTGCTTTGTACCGACACGGTTTACCCTGCCTACCCGCTGCAATATACGAGTGGGATTCCACGGGAGATCGTAGTTAATCACCGTATTTGATCGGTGCAGATTAATTCCTTCAGCAAGGATATCTGTCGTAATCAGTATATTGATATCATCTTTCTGCGGTTTGTTCTTGGGGGCGAAGTTTTCTTTAATCAGGTCACGGGCAATCGGTATACTCTTTTCGTCATCTCCATAAAGCCCGCCCACACTGGAGTAGAAAAGAACTCTTAAAGGCAGATGTTTATTTAATTTTTTAAAAAGGTATTCACCAGTCTCTTTTGACTCCGTGAATACAACAAGCTTGTTCTCTTTTATAATGAGATTCTCTTTCAGTTCGTTGATGAATTTTTCGAGCTTCGGATCTGAGTCTATATCGCTCCACAGTTTTTGAATGTTTTCAAGTAAAGTGAGGTCTCTCTGGAGATTGCGAAGGAATTCTACGGTGAACTCCGGGGATTCGTATTTCTGCACCCTGTCCAGATCCACAAGCTTCAACAGTTCTTCTTCATTATCCGAGTCAAGGAAATCATAAACATTCACCTTCTTGCTGATGTAAACGGTTCCCTGCTGATACATATCGATAAATTTCCGGTAAGAATCGACAAAGCGTACCAATGTTTTCTTAAAGGCATGGAAACTACTCTCCAATCGTTTTACGAGGATGCCCTTCATGAATCCTCCGATATTCCGTTGGGACTGGAGTTCAAACTCAGAAACCGGCGTCTTCAAATAGAGCAACGGTGTATATCTGGAGTAAGAAAAATCCTTCAAAAGGGTTATAGTCCTGCTGAAAACATTGCCGGTCTTCTCGTCAAAGGTATAAATAATGCGTTTTGGATCATCCAGTTCAGGGAAAGAGACACCCTGTTTCTCCATATCTTCACTGAAGTATTTCATGACTTCAGTGCGTGTCCTGCGGACCATAACGAATTTAAGAATTTTGTCTCTCACTTCCTTTGAGACAAGCTTTATTGTTTCGATATATTCGGGCTGATTCTTCTGATATCTGTTTATTCTCTTCTTTAATGACCCAAAGAATTTCTCCAGGTTCTGGACGCCCGGGATAGTGCTTTTCTTAGGCACCTGAAACAGCTTCAGCTGGCTGTAAATGTCGTCAATAGTATTATTTAATGGTGTTGCCGAAACGAGGATGACCTTCTTGCCAAAACAAATCTGATGGAGTTTCTCGTATCCAAGGGTCACCTCATTTCTGAACCGATGAGCTTCATCGATAAATATATAATCAAAGCGTTCTGCTCCGCTCTTTATGATTTGGTCGAGCTTGCCCAGAGATTCAACCTTGTAGCCTCTTATCCCGAATTCAAAAAAAGTATCATGCCAATAATCCTCAAGAACCGGAGGACATATGACGAGGATTTTTCCGGGAAGCTGCTGAGCGAGAAGTGCGGAAATATACGTCTTGCCCAAGCCGACGACATCGGAGAGAAATACTCCGTTATAGGCATCCAGTATCTTTTTTGCTGAAACTACAGCCTGCTTCTGGTATTTCATATCGAGAAAACCTTCGGGAAGATAGCTTTCAAAATCCTCATCTATATTGATATCTTCCTTGAGATATTCATAAAGGAACTTCAGATAAAGTTCATAGGGGGTGATATAATCATTCAGCCAGGTTCTTGCATTTATCGTCTCCACATATTCCCTGGAGATATCAACAGCATCTTTCCACAAAGCTTCAAACTTGTCGAGGGCATACTTAACGTCAGCGCTATTTTTTAGCTCAACATTAAATTCGAGGTTTTCAATCAGACCGGATTCTGAAAAATTACTGGAACCGGTAATCACTCTTCCATAGTCACGGTCCTCTTCAGAGAACCTGCTTATATAGACCTTTGCATGGATTTTTGAGCTTGGATAGGCTTTGATTTCGAGTTTTTCCGACTGCAAAAATTCGATGAACTTTCTTACACCTATCTCAGTATCATACGTATCCTCAGAATGTTCCATTTCAGTGGCAAGATCTTCGGAGAATACTTCCTTTGTCCGTTTGTGAGATTCGAAATCAAGTTTCCCTTTAGATTTTGAGGACTCAATGATTTCAAAAGCGGTTTTATCAATATTGATACCGACAAGGATTCTTATCTTTTCTATCGTTTCAAAGGATTTGTAGAGGTGGAAAAAACCGCTTGTCCGGAAATATCCGACAAGAACATCAAAAAACTGGACATCCTTCAGGGTTTTCCTGAATCTGTCAAGGATAGTAGCGCCCGGTTCGTTAGTAAAGAAGGTCAAATCATCATGCAAGGTAACATTCTCCCTTTATGAAAAATGAGACTGTTTCGGACCAGCCAAGCACTATGGTACCTATTCGATACATGCAAGATACCTCTTCTTCTCCACCCTCCCAACTATGATAGACCCATTATCAAAATAATCCTACCATATGGGCTTGATCCTCTGTTCGAATATTGCCTGTGCCGCTTCCTCGCCTCTTCCTTTATAACTCTTCAGATCAAGATAAAGTTGAATATCTGAGACAACACTAACGCCTTGTATGTTTTGAAGTCTATAGAAGATGCCTTGGTCATACGGCTGAAGCAGGGTTATGTTGGTACCGGTTTGCACTTTCTTTAGTTGCAAGGTTTTTTCGATATCCTCGATATTTCCGTCAATATAGCAAAACAATCTCATAAACCTTACAAAAGGCGCAACCTTTTTTGCGCCGGAAAACAGAGCAAGGCCGTAGCGATACTTCCTTTGTTCACATTCTTTTTTAATCGCAGCCTCAAGCTGATTTTCGGAAAGCCTGGAATAATAAGAAAAACTCTGGTTCTTCTGATAGGAATAATTGCTAACCCATTGGCTTAGCATTTCTTCTGGCTTCACAAGGTAGAAGCTTTTATTTTCTTCTTTGATCCATTCTTCAGCCAGAAGAGCTTGCTTTACCCGCGAGGTCAACCCTATGCTGATGCCAGCTTCCTGAGACAAGCCCTCGACGAACCATCTCTTTGAGGGATCTGCCAGGAGCACCCTTAAAATTCTGCTTGATTTTGGTGAGAATACGGACTTCGAAATGCGCATCACAGGAAAGGGATTCGATCTGCCGCTTCTATCAACAAAGATGTTCTTAAACGACAAGAAAGCATTCCCTGCGAGATCAATACATCCTATCCCTGACTCTTTGCATATCTGTCTGCTTATGTCGCTGAGATAGGGAGCAATCAGTATTCCATATGAATCCTTAAAACTTTGGAGATCACTTTTAAGCTGAGCAATTGCTATCCTCACAAAACGAGGCTCGCCTTGCGATTTCATTGCTATAATAAATTTTGCCGGCTTACCTGAAATAAGCGCGTCCAGCATGAAATCGATTTCTCTATTATCTACTCTGACATTAACTTTTGTTTTCTTTAACTTAATGAAAGGAATTTCGTAAAGAATAGCCTCTATGCTTTCTTGAGCTTTGTTGAGTAGATCCTTATCCGAGAATTGTTTCACTGATAGTATTTGTTTCACCATATGGTGAAACTATAATATATAGTGAAACATAAGTCAAGTAGTCTTACTCAGGAAAACCTTTTTCTAATAATATCTACATACACTATCGAGGTAAGTGCTTGATTTACTGAGATAACTCAGCAGCTTCCTGATGTAAAAATTATGACATTTTTATGACACTGAATGTTATACTATCCCGTAAGTCCTTGATTTGCGGGCGTAACTCAGTGGTAGAGTGTCAGCTTCCCAAGCTGAAGGTCGCGGGTTCGAATCCCGTCGCCCGCTCCATCCTCACAGCAGATACAGAATTCATATACCGGGAATTATTGTGTGTTGCCCAATGCCTTCCTGACATGATATACCCTCTGAATAACAGTAATATGCGTAAGAATCATCATAATCCAGAGCACAGGAACGATCCACCCGGTAAACGCAGCAAATGCAAGGAGAATTATCCTTTCAGTTCTTTCCATAATGCCGGTATTGCATGATTCTCCGAGTCCCTCAGCCCTTGCTCGGGCATAGCTGATAAGAAATGCACCTACCAACGTTCCCAGGCTGAGAAAAGAGCCTGTATGACTGTCGTTTGCTGCGAG comes from Nitrospirota bacterium and encodes:
- a CDS encoding AbrB/MazE/SpoVT family DNA-binding domain-containing protein, giving the protein MLAAKVTSKGQITIPKQVRDKLGIEPGEGISFVEKNGIFYIKKAVQESPFDKWVGKLKTLKGKKSDAITDELRGR
- a CDS encoding HEPN domain-containing protein, with translation MNEEKNLKVVVQYWMEKAEDSLGAAEDELKAGRFSFSVNRIYYAFFYAVSAILLQHKLRFSKHSGVRSAFHQYLVKPGQVSREHGQLYDELFEARQRGDYIELVRFEKQQVEDWLQKGKEFVREVKSLINV
- a CDS encoding nucleotidyltransferase domain-containing protein, translating into MSIEGKTAESLAAKGIFSESEKDALIKLMSDMRVSWPNAKFKLFGSKAKGLADEESDLDLLVLLPCDVSKDIRRQIIHKVFDINLAFGTNISALIMSEKEWESDIFSLLPIHSFIEEEGVPL
- a CDS encoding ATP-dependent helicase, with the protein product MEEINNSRKFDEILNSTAKRICVIAGPGSGKTTGILIPKAKQIITDSNVAPKNVLLLTFSRLSAIDLQNKVKSLEKVPRASTLHSFCLSFLLTEDNHEIRKRVNSIILDFEKKIMISDLKLIFPQKDKKKLRIMLDEFSAGWAIKPHDDVFNEDDEKRQFKAAILNWLSEQEAAMMEEIAYHAVDLATKIDSEFIAEPQYIFVDEYQDLNELEQRFIEILAKSSQLLVVVGDPDQSIYSFKFAYPVGITKFADKDSTENHALPFSGRCSTKILDLANKLLIQSDPTKKRLKPLPNAMTGEVQLFQKQYQDEEFEEILTLVDSRLNSGASPKDILVLAPRKKLGIDFVKFATAKRENDHMQGNLVFRFAVKDAFTDREAESISLLGIIANPDGLLHIRAYLGVGDDNHFANEIKEIKQKYGGLKNAVQSVNPNDFDKKKKRVHHVCGKLIRLKGIVDSYKNEVSIEKVLDDLFPDSVQELLEIRQILFSLKEADDTIKSLYSKFTDYTRTLHFDDNTIRVMTLMASKGLEADHVFILGCNDGNIPGKNRSVHLTDHEHKQEQRRLLYVGITRAKKTLAISWSRYLPFRQTKGHHTASIGTVKREGKTYSRVGLSEFLQDIGL
- a CDS encoding TaqI-like C-terminal specificity domain-containing protein, which gives rise to MNRHEAVRLIQETFNNSFDEDRFRLFTKNLFNELDESKAFAYYGQYIPDAFKDHIRQYKRIGKYTDPGETELDVLVVYLKKESSLERARTMQRNFVAHYLKNRGEKDAAIVAFCTDGLEDWRFSFVRMDYRTIQTESGKVKVKEDLTPARRYSFLVGSNEPNHTAQQQLVPILEDDRNNPTLADIEHAFNIESITKEFFNRYKDLFLKVKDELDNVVAIDQKIKTEFESKYIDTANFAKKLLGQIVFLYFIQKKGWLGVGKDRTWGTGPRNFMRRLFEKEIVSYDNFFDDILEPLFYEALAIDRGEVSFYSRFNCKIPFLNGGLFEPINGYNWEETDILLKNETVREILDTFDLYNFTVREDEPLEREVAVDPEMLGKVFENLLEVKDRKSKGTYYTPREIVHYMCQESLINYLDTSINDNIDDTADVSSSSITPPSPPLNLRGGREGLQKDAGQAGMTHRTSEAESNKLIPREDIEAFIRRGDFAINNDLAKEQGTKSYAYKMPESIRNNAELFDDKLAAIKICDPAIGSGAFPVGIMHEIVRARETLTTYIGESRSRTPYNFKRHAIQESIYGVDIDPGAVDIAKLRLWLSLVVDEDDFKTIKPLPNLDYKIVCGDSLSTVNILFHHAELKELERLKGKYFEETNPRKKIQFKEDIDNLISEITNNDKHFDFKVYFSEVFHQNEGFDIVLANPPYVRHETIKELKPELKKEFGDFYCGTADIYTYFYKKGIDLLKSCGHLCFIAPNKFMRAGYGKNTRKLLATEVKPKVIIDFCDLPIFDATTYPSIILVEKMPFVGAALCGRPDLINQQPPKEGQPHRVAPTKTELLAATFTDAAQLERLEETLSIIGFPMPVSALKEEGWNLERTEVLALMEKLRKVGTPLGKYVQGRFYRGILTGLNEAFVIDERTKQLLISEDPKSEGLIKPWLRGKDIKKWKAEWAGLYVINIPSSANHHWQWSDEKTEGKAKKIFAQAYPAIYKHLSQWQDKLIKRDDQGKFWWELRSCVYYKEFQQTKIIYPNITKTNIFAFDTTGILTNQKCFIIPTNDLYLLAVLNSKLATRWFFSTLPLLRGGFFEPSAIFMQHFPVALASDNQKNLIIECVQKILENRDSPDAPCLEAEINRLVYDLYGLTPEEIEIIEGH